The Rhinoraja longicauda isolate Sanriku21f chromosome 15, sRhiLon1.1, whole genome shotgun sequence genome includes a region encoding these proteins:
- the LOC144600596 gene encoding endothelin receptor type B-like produces MTMTNTVVFFTLLLICLNVITRGQEEPSKNTSNRNFITNNLKPNRTTFSSPSTPTAILSYTNEYEHPTKRPSQKASGFSIPPMCIKQTEIRCTFKYINSVVSCMIFVVGIIGNSTLLRIIYKNRCMRNGPNVLIASLALGDLLYILIDIPVTIYKLLAVDWPFGVEVCKFVPFIQKASVGITVLSLCALSIDRYRAVASWSRVQGIGIPLKKALEVAAIWLISIILAIPEAIGFNMVSIKYRGEELKVCLLHLSQPSGFMEFYKNVKDWWLFGFYFCLPLACTGIFYTLMTCEMLNRNGMQIALNDHIKQRREIAKTVFCLVIIFAMCWLPLHLSRILKKTIYDEQDPNRCELLSFLLVLDYIGINMASLNSCINPIALYFVSQKFKNCFKSCLCCSCQRSTLSRPMDEKMAVVKWKANGHANGLHRSSSRFSNKYSSS; encoded by the exons ATGACCATGACGAATACTGTGgtgtttttcacacttctattaaTCTGCCTGAATGTCATCACTCGTGGTCAGGAAGAACCTTCCAAAAATACATCCAATAGGAATTTTATTacaaacaacctaaagccaaacagAACTACTTTTTCAAGCCCATCAACACCTACTGCAATTCTGTCGTACACAAACGAATATGAACATCCAACTAAGAGGCCCTCACAGAAAGCGTCTGGGTTTTCAATTCCTCCTATGTGTATTAAACAAACAGAAATACGATGCACTTTCAAATACATTAATTCTGTGGTCTCCTGCATGATCTTTGTGGTGGGAATCATTGGAAATTCTACATTGCTCCGAATCATCTACAAGAACAGATGTAtgagaaatgggccaaatgtcttGATTGCCAGTCTAGCTCTCGGAGATCTTCTTTACATCCTGATAGACATCCCAGTTACCATTTACAAG ctaCTGGCTGTAGACTGGCCTTTTGGAGTTGAAGTTTGCAAGTTTGTACCATTTATCCAGAAGGCATCTGTTGGTATCACAGTTCTCAGTCTTTGTGCACTCAGCATTGACAG GTATCGAGCTGTGGCTTCCTGGAGTCGTGTCCAGGGCATTGGCATTCCCTTGAAGAAAGCTTTGGAAGTGGCAGCCATTTGGTTGATCTCAATTATTTTGGCAATTCCAGAAGCTATTGGGTTCAATATGGTTTCAATTAAGTATCGTGGAGAAGAACTTAAAGTGTGCCTGCTTCACTTGTCCCAGCCATCAGGATTCATGGAG TTTTACAAAAATGTGAAGGATTGGTGGCTCTTTGGCTTTTACTTCTGCCTGCCTCTGGCTTGCACtggtatattctacactctgatgACCTGTGAAATGCTGAACCGAAATGGGATGCAAATCGCTCTCAATGATCATATAAAACAG CGACGTGAGATAGCCAAAACAGTTTTCTGTCTGGTGATTATCTTTGCGATGTGTTGGCTCCCACTCCATTTAAGCAGGATCTTGAAGAAAACTATTTACGATGAACAAGATCCCAATAGATGTGAACTACTCAG TTTTCTTCTAGTTCTGGATTATATTGGGATTAATATGGCTTCTCTTAACTCCTGCATAAATCCAATAGCATTATACTTTGTCAGTCAAAAATTCAAGAACTGCTTCAAG TCCTGCTTGTGTTGTTCATGTCAACGATCAACTCTGAGCAGACCGATGGATGAGAAAATGGCTGTTGTCAAGTGGAAAGCCAATGGCCATGCAAATGGTCTGCATCGGAGCAGTTCACGCTTCAGTAACAAATATAGCTCATCTTGA